CAGGCATTGGCCCCGGTCTATCTGATCGCCGGCCCGGAAACCCTGCGCGTGCTGGAAGCGGCCGACGTGGTGCGCGCCCGCGCCCGCGCCGACGGCATCGACGAGCGCGAGGTCTTCGATGCGGACGGCCGCGATTTCGACTGGCACCAGGTCGAGGCCAGCTTCAATGCGCCCAGCCTGTTCAGCCCGCGGCGGTTGATGGAACTGCGCCTGCCCAGCGGCAAGCCGGGCAAGGAAGGCGCCGAAGTGATCAGCCAGTTCTGCGCGAATCCTGCGCCGGACGTGATCCTGCTGATCACCTGCAACGAATGGAGCAAGGCCCACCAGGGCAAGTGGGCCGAGGCGGTCAATCGCGTCGGCGTGCTGTCGGTGGCCTGGGCGATCAAGCCGCACGAGTTGCCGGACTGGATCGAACGCCGCCTGCGCAGCAAGGGCCTTCGCGCCGAACCGGCCGCTGTGCAGCGCCTGGCCGAGCGGGTGGAAGGCAACCTGCTGGCCGCCGCGCAGGAGATCGACAAGCTGGCCCTGCTGGCCGCCGGGCAGACCCTGGACGTGGACACCATGGAATCGCTGGTGGCCGACGCCGCCCGCTATGACGTGTTCCGCCTGCTGGAGGCCACGTTCTCGGGGCAGCCGGTGGCGGTACTGCGCATGCTGACCGGGCTGCGGGGCGAAGGCGAAGCGGTGGCGGCGCTGACCCCGATGGTCATCCGCGAGCTGCTGTCCACCGCCGGGCTGGCCCGCGTGCAGGCCCGGGGCGGCAACCTGGCCGCCGAGATGAAGAGCCGCGGGATCTGGGAATCGCGGCAGGCGCCGTTCAAGCGCGCCCTGCAGCGCCATCCCGAACCCAAGCGTTGGGAGCGTTTCGTGGCCGAGGCCGGGCTGGTGGACCGCATGGCCAAGGGCCGTGCCGACGG
This is a stretch of genomic DNA from Stenotrophomonas rhizophila. It encodes these proteins:
- the holA gene encoding DNA polymerase III subunit delta, which gives rise to MELRPEQFASQPAGQALAPVYLIAGPETLRVLEAADVVRARARADGIDEREVFDADGRDFDWHQVEASFNAPSLFSPRRLMELRLPSGKPGKEGAEVISQFCANPAPDVILLITCNEWSKAHQGKWAEAVNRVGVLSVAWAIKPHELPDWIERRLRSKGLRAEPAAVQRLAERVEGNLLAAAQEIDKLALLAAGQTLDVDTMESLVADAARYDVFRLLEATFSGQPVAVLRMLTGLRGEGEAVAALTPMVIRELLSTAGLARVQARGGNLAAEMKSRGIWESRQAPFKRALQRHPEPKRWERFVAEAGLVDRMAKGRADGDPWLGLERLLLAVAEARAVRLLARA